One window from the genome of Aricia agestis chromosome 6, ilAriAges1.1, whole genome shotgun sequence encodes:
- the LOC121727924 gene encoding defense protein 3-like, producing the protein MDGGISQNPDGSGKAWGKLPIASGDNNTLSAIGSLQNSKNGNFHSATGGLALDNAKGHSVSVTGTHIADFGKQATAAGQINLMRNNGHDLSANAFATRTFPNHPAIPTFDKVGGGVDYNYNQKLGASIGVQHVDIAKRTEYSAMASANVFRTPTSSLDVNAGVSKTVSPFGNTWEKSGAFVYKKQF; encoded by the exons ATGGACGGTGGTATAAGCCAAAATCCCGATGGATCAGGAAAAGCTTGGGGAAAATTACCAATCGCCAGTGGCGACAATAATACATTAAGCGCAATAGGCAGCCTGCAAAACTCCAAAAACGGTAATTTTCATTCTGCCACTGGAGGATTAGCCTTGGATAAtgc cAAAGGCCACAGCGTCTCCGTAACTGGGACCCACATTGCCGACTTCGGTAAGCAAGCTACGGCAGCTGGTCAGATCAACCTGATGAGGAATAACGGCCACGATCTGTCTGCCAACGCCTTCGCCACCAGGACTTTTCCCAACCACCCAGCTATACCCACATTTGACAAAGTCGGTGGCGGAGTTGATTATAATTACAA CCAAAAACTTGGAGCGTCCATTGGTGTCCAGCATGTGGACATCGCGAAGAGAACCGAGTACTCCGCCATGGCTAGTGCCAACGTGTTCAGAACACCGACTTCCTCGCTGGACGTCAATGCTGGTGTCTCCAAAACCGTGTCTCCATTCGGGAACACTTGGGAGAAGTCAGGAGCTTTTGTTTATAAGAAGCAATTTTAG